In the Quercus lobata isolate SW786 chromosome 5, ValleyOak3.0 Primary Assembly, whole genome shotgun sequence genome, one interval contains:
- the LOC115993028 gene encoding uncharacterized protein LOC115993028, whose amino-acid sequence MANIVNNKLQCLMLFLLTFSYVLSDRFVDGRRIGTTKLVKPKGTIKTIEGKDGEIIDCVHLYQQPAFDHPLLKNHTIQMEPSSIPSDLKANSSPVKLIQGWHKCGQCPEATIPILRVPKNQHLPALRHLKRSRTQLKQSLDSDDGDNLSDHEYAVAYFGGGGNFLGSHATINVWKPTVEGSGEMSIGQIWLVNGPEQEINTLEAGWRVDSDQKSKFFIYWTSDNYQKTGCENLDCPGFVQTNKNFAIGSALDFSVYGSKQVDIGVAIYKSKDSWWLKVNDQEIGYWPISIYKYLKNGAARLDYGGEIYNAKAGGRHTKTQMGSGHFPSEGYGKAGYFRHIQYMDSTGSYKDVEPGKLGKDAAKPSCYDIQIQSDKSSGTNFYFGGPGYSADKCP is encoded by the exons ATGGCTAACATTGTTAACAATAAACTACAATGTTTAATGCTTTTCTTGCTAACTTTTTCTTACGTGCTAAGTGACAGATTTGTTGATGGAAGAAGGATAGGAACTACCAAATTGGTTAAGCCCAAAGGAACAATCAAAACCATTGAG GGGAAGGATGGTGAGATAATTGACTGCGTCCATTTATATCAACAACCTGCTTTTGATCATCCACTTCTAAAAAATCACACCATACAG ATGGAACCTAGTTCAATTCCAAGTGATCTAAAAGCGAATTCCTCACCAGTTAAGCTAATTCAAGGTTGGCATAAATGTGGACAATGCCCCGAGGCAACAATCCCCATTTTACGAGTACCAAAAAATCAACACCTTCCTGCTTTGCGTCATCTCAAACGTAGTCGAACACAGCTTAAGCAAAGCTTGGATAGCGATGATGGTGATAATCTGAGTGATCATGAG TATGCCGTAGCATATTTTGGAGGAGGAGGGAATTTTTTAGGATCGCATGCAACAATAAACGTATGGAAACCAACTGTAGAGGGTAGTGGAGAAATGAGCATTGGTCAAATATGGCTTGTAAATGGTCCAGAGCAAGAAATAAACACTTTGGAAGCTGGATGGAGA GTTGATTCTGACCAAAAATCAAAGTTCTTCATATATTGGACT AGCGATAACTACCAAAAAACGGGTTGCGAAAATCTTGATTGTCCTGGTTTTGTGCAAACAAACAAGAACTTTGCCATTGGATCTGCTTTAGATTTTTCCGTCTACGGCTCGAAGCAAGTCGACATAGGGGTAGCCATATACAAG AGCAAAGACAGTTGGTGGCTCAAAGTGAATGATCAGGAGATAGGATACTGGCCTATATCCATCTACAAATATTTAAAGAATGGTGCTGCTCGACTTGATTACGGTGGAGAGATTTACAACGCAAAAGCAGGAGGCCGTCACACAAAAACTCAAATGGGAAGTGGCCATTTTCCAAGTGAAGGCTATGGAAAAGCAGGTTATTTTCGACATATTCAATACATGGATTCAACAGGCAGTTATAAAGATGTTGAGCCGGGGAAGCTGGGTAAAGATGCGGCGAAACCTTCCTGCTATGATATACAGATACAAAGTGATAAGAGCAGTGGAACCAATTTTTATTTCGGGGGTCCTGGCTATTCTGCAGATAAATGTCCATGA